Below is a genomic region from Gillisia sp. Hel_I_86.
AATCCGAGCTCTTTTTTTATTTTATCCGTTCTACCTTTTTTGGCATCTTTTAATAAATCCACCAAATCATCTTTTGTAGCTGTTGACTTGGAGGTCAACTCTTCATATCTCAGATAATCAAGAATAGATTGAATCTTTGAAGCTTTCGCTCCTGCCGAAAATCTTACTAGAATTTCATTATTTTGTCGTTCAACTATCATCTTTTTACTTCAAATTTAAAGATTATTTTGTTATTTGAACCGAAATCACTGTTTTAATATTGGTGGCAACGGTCTTGTTTAACGCAAGTGGCGTGGAGTTAGGACGCGAACTTGTCGGCTTTGTTGTTTTTTACTTGGTCTCTAAAATAACACTTTTCACCGGAATGCCCGCTATTTGCGCTTAACCGATGTTACCCAACGTTGTGTGTCCTGTGTTGCTTCGGGATACAATTTAAGTAAAATTGAGGAGCAACAAAACTGTAATTGAGATGAGAGTCTCATAATTTTCTGGAAACGACCCCGGCATTTGTTTCGGGTGGAAACACGCAAGAAGGTTTTGGGGATTGGTCTCTCGGCTGGGATGTTTAGGCATACCGGTCAAACCGCCTTATGGGGCTTACCTTTCACGGGTTGGTCTTGAGCGATAAGGTCAAAGGCGCTACTGCCACTTGTAGGGTAATGTAGTTTGCTATGGTGGGGGTAAAGAAGCTGAACGAGATGTGAGTGAACCCTTGTAGAAGTGTCGTAAACAACTTTAGTATTGTCAAAATCGAGGGATGGGCGGTCCCGAGAGACAGGACTTGACGGGAGTAACCTATTTACTGGTCAAGTGGCAATCGGCATAAAGAGGGCAGGAGCTTTACTTACGGCTCAATTACGGAACAGGAGAAGCTAATGGCAGGTGCGAAAATTCCACAACCCCGAAGGGCAAGGAAGAAATTAGCCATACGTGCCATTAGTGACGGATTATCCCGTAGTAGCGATGAGCATCCTGTAATGGGATGGGAGCGAAGGGGCTGACTTAACAGTTTTAACTTGTATTACAACTAATGTAGATTAGGATGATTTTCAAAGAGAAACAAAAGTCGCAACCGATAGATAAGCGACAGGTAATGGAAGCCTTTAAGAAGGTACGCAGTAACAAGGGTGCATCGGGTGTCGATAAAGTATCGATTTCCGAAGTGTCCGCTCGCCCTATGAAATACCTTTATCCCGTATGGAACAGGTTAGCTAGTGGAAGTTACTTTCCCAAGCCCGTTCGCGAAGTAGAAATACCCAAAGCAGATGGCAGGATACGGAAACTGGGCATCCCGACGGTACAAGACCGAACGGCTCAAATGGTAATTAGAGAGGAGCTGGAGCAGCTTGCAGATAAGCAGTTCAGCAAAAGTTCCTTTGGCTATCGACCACACAAATCGGCGCACCAAGCCATAAAGCAATGCAGGGAAAACTGTATGGCGATGGATTGGGCAATAGATTTGGACATCAAGAGTTTTTTTGATGAGATAGACCACGATTTAATGCTCAAAGCATTGGGTCACTTTACCAAAGAGAAGCACATTCACTTGTACGTGACACGTTGGTTAAAAGCCAGTGTCCAAAAGAAAGATGGGAGTGTTCATCCCCGTAGCAAAGGCACACCACAGGGAGGTGTTATAAGCCCATTATTGGCAAACATTTTCCTAGACGTTGTTTTTGACAAATGGATTGAACAGCACCATCCCGAAGTAAAGTTTGAACGATATGCAGATGATATTATCATCCATTGTGCAAACTTCAAACAAGCCCTGCGGACTTTGGAAGCGGTAAAAGCCAGATTTGAGCAATGCAAGTTGCAGATAAAGAAAGGCAAGAGCAATATTGTTTATTGCAAGCGCAACCAAAAGAAGCACCCACCGTTCAAGGTCCACTATGTAACCTTCAGTTTTTTAGGTTTTACATTCAAACCAAGAATGGTAAAGGGCTACTACGGGAACTTTCATTTGGGTTTCACGCCCGCCATCAGCCGCCAAAGTCAAAAGCGAATCAATCAAACCTTGTTCAAGATGAAACTGCACCGTATGGTTCACTTGCGCCTGCCCGATTTGGCAGGCATTATAGCGAACAAAGTACGAGGGTGGATTCATTATTACGGCAAGGTGCGAATGAGCGAACTACATTATGTGTTCCGCTTTTTGAATATGCGACTGGCTAAATGGGTACGCAACAAATATCGGCGATTTAGGCGTAAACATTGGTTCTTTGCCTACAAATGGTTACAGGAGACTGCCAAGCAGTTTCCCAATCTATTTGTGCATTGGCAATATGGTTTTACGCCTTAGACTTGTTAAGAAGAGCCGTATGATGTGAGAGCATCACGTACGGTTCTGAGAGAGGTTTAGGGGTGCAATTCCCCTTTACCTACTCGACTCTTTATTTAATTAATTTTCAAAAATGATCCGTTTAAAAATTCTAAATATTCAATTCCATTTTCTGCGGAATAAAATATTTTACTTATTTCTGAGAAATCACTACAATTTTCGAAAACTATTACATTTGTAAATTCATAATCTTCTATTGAAATATTTGTGACTCTTTGTTCTATTGGTTGATCTAAAGGAATTCTACAATCTTGGCCAAAATAAAAAGATTCACCTCGACCAATATTAATTGTAAAGTTGCCAGCTAATAATTTATCAATTTCAATTTGAAGAGTAAAATCTTCTGATCTAAAAATTAAGTGGCTAGTAGATGTCTGATATTCTCTAACCGAACAACTTTCAGGTCCTGGCCTCCATCTGTCGCTTTCTATTTTAGTCGGCGTACTCTGGGCTAGAACAATTTGCCCCTCTTCATTTATGTATTCGATCTCATCGTAACCGCTATATGGTATAAGTTCCTTTTCATAATCTGAGAGAAGATCTCTTCCAACAACTTCATCTTTACAACAACCTGTAAAGAGGATACCTAAAATCATTAAGTAAAATATTTTCATAGTTTTTTTGAATGTTGGGTAACGGCAGTCTGTCTAAAAACATGGTTGACAATGGTTTTATTGTCCTAAAATACGTTTTTTAAGGCTGTATGGCATGGTGCCAGCAAAACTTTGCGTTATATTGGAAAAGGAAACTAGTGTTATGTTAAGTTGTAATTGACGGGTAGAGTCTTTTGAGTTTTATACGTGCCTGGTCATTTGTAAACTGCCAATTGATTTTTGAGGTTTTGTTGTTTCTGTGATTTTGCCACGCATCCACTTCTGATTTTATTTCCTTCTCGCTGGCAATATGACGGTTTAAGCATTGGCCATTGAGTACATGCAATTCTATTTCTGCCATGTTCAGCCAGCTCCCGTGCTTAGGTGTGTAAACAAATTCAAACCTGTCCCGGAGCCTTTTGGCTTCCTGCGGTTCAAATGTTTCATAAAAGGCCGATGCATCATGCGTTTTGAAATTGTCCATCACCAGTTTTATCTTTTTAGCCTGTGGGTACACCTCATCAGCTATTCTCTTGATAAATTTAGCCCAGTCTGTTTTTGTTTTACGCTGGGTAATTTCAACCAGCCTTTTACCCTTCAAGGGTTCATTGGCCATAAAAATATTTACCATACCATGTCTGATGTACTCATAGTCCATCCTGGCCTCCTGTCCCGGCTTGATGGGCGTTGAGGCTACCTCTTGGATTAACTGCTTGGGCGATTCGTCCATGCAAACAACCGGAAAGTCTTCATCGTATGGCATTTTGTATACGTCTAGCACATATTCCATATTAGCTACAAATTCACTGCTCTGCTCTGGGGGAATGACCCAGCCTTTTACTTTCCAAGGCTTAAGTTCGTTTTTTTTAATACCTGGCCCACTGTGACGTGCGATATGTAATCGATATATTCCAATTCCACCATCCTGTCCGCCAAAAGTCTCAATGACCATTTCGAAAATCCTTCTGGGGGCTCACTGCAACAGAGTTTAACCAATTTAGCCTCAATATCCCCATCTACCTTTTTTGTGTAATTCTGGCTTGAAACACGTCGTTCCAAAACACTTTCAAATCCTTCTTCAATGAACTTCTTCTTTACCCGGCCTATCGTTCGTTCACCTATTTTGAGAACTTTGGTAATCTCCGCATTCTTTATCGTGGTATCATCGGAAAATTCCCCTTTATCGCAGTTTAACAAAATGTAGGCGGTGCGAAAGGCCTGAGAGGTATGACGTCCTTTACTAATAATTCCGTTAAGCTCTTCAACTTCCGTTTGGCTCAACTTGATGGTGTAGTGTATCATTGGCTTATTTTAAGGCCAAGATATAAATAATAACCGTCATATCATAATTAACTTAACACTAGTTCTTAAAAAGCGGTAAAATCGCGCTATTAAGCCCAAAATTTTATCAAACAAGGTATTGCTGCCTTCTTGTAGGGCTTTATGGCCTATCAGGTTAATGATCCTTTTGAGGTTGTAGGCAATAAAGATGAAGCCTACATCTGCAGAGGCCCTTTTCTTTCCTTTTTTGGTAAGGATATGGTCAAACCCCCATTGCCTTTTCATGGTTCCAAATGGGTGTTCCACAATGGCCTGCCTGCGGCGGTAGAGTTCTTTTTCTTGTTCCATGTTTTTTCGGTTCTCCTCGTAGAATGGCGCAAAGACATTCCGGGCAAGGAGCCTTCCATTTTTTGCCCTGGTGCACAGGTCTCGCACGGGGCACCCCTTACAGGCCTTTGTTTTGTATTGTTTGAACTTACTTTGGTTGGGCTTGCCTTGATGGTTTGTATAAAAGTTGCCGTTGGTCTTCAGGGCGTGTCCCTGTGGGCAGGTATACTGGTCCTGTTGTTGGTCGTAAATGAAATTCTGTAGGTTGTAATCCGGGTGTGGTGCCGTGGATGCGGGCGCGGGAATGGCCACCATTGTTTTGATACCGAGCTTTTGAGCGGTTTCGAGTTCCGATCCTGTGTGGTAGCCTTTGTCAAAGAGTGCTGTAAAGGTATTGTTCCTGAGTATGGCCTTGGACCTTCTTATCATATCGCCCATGGCCTTGGAGTCATTTCGGTTGGTGACCTGGTAATCAATAGGGATGCAGTGCAGGCCGTCCACAGTGGACTGTACGTTATAGGCCACCTCGGTAATGTTCCCCCGCAGGACCATATGGCGGCTTTCCCCATCGGAAGTTGAAATTTGTTCTTCCCCGGTCTGCTCCAGTTGTTTTTTGAGCTTTGTATAATTTTCCCTTCGCTGGGCATGCTTTCGTATTTCTTTTTG
It encodes:
- the ltrA gene encoding group II intron reverse transcriptase/maturase, encoding MIFKEKQKSQPIDKRQVMEAFKKVRSNKGASGVDKVSISEVSARPMKYLYPVWNRLASGSYFPKPVREVEIPKADGRIRKLGIPTVQDRTAQMVIREELEQLADKQFSKSSFGYRPHKSAHQAIKQCRENCMAMDWAIDLDIKSFFDEIDHDLMLKALGHFTKEKHIHLYVTRWLKASVQKKDGSVHPRSKGTPQGGVISPLLANIFLDVVFDKWIEQHHPEVKFERYADDIIIHCANFKQALRTLEAVKARFEQCKLQIKKGKSNIVYCKRNQKKHPPFKVHYVTFSFLGFTFKPRMVKGYYGNFHLGFTPAISRQSQKRINQTLFKMKLHRMVHLRLPDLAGIIANKVRGWIHYYGKVRMSELHYVFRFLNMRLAKWVRNKYRRFRRKHWFFAYKWLQETAKQFPNLFVHWQYGFTP
- a CDS encoding IS630 family transposase (programmed frameshift); the protein is MIHYTIKLSQTEVEELNGIISKGRHTSQAFRTAYILLNCDKGEFSDDTTIKNAEITKVLKIGERTIGRVKKKFIEEGFESVLERRVSSQNYTKKVDGDIEAKLVKLCCSEPPEGFSKWSLRLLADRMVELEYIDYISHVTVGQGIKKNELKPWKVKGWVIPPEQSSEFVANMEYVLDVYKMPYDEDFPVVCMDESPKQLIQEVASTPIKPGQEARMDYEYIRHGMVNIFMANEPLKGKRLVEITQRKTKTDWAKFIKRIADEVYPQAKKIKLVMDNFKTHDASAFYETFEPQEAKRLRDRFEFVYTPKHGSWLNMAEIELHVLNGQCLNRHIASEKEIKSEVDAWQNHRNNKTSKINWQFTNDQARIKLKRLYPSITT
- a CDS encoding IS1182 family transposase, which gives rise to MKFIIPKDRKQASLFPVSLDEAIDQENEVRAIDVFVDGLDLEKMGFKVHFPEGGRPAYHPATLLKLFLYGYMNRLRSSRILERECKRNMEMMWLLGQLAPDHNTIANFRKNNPKAIKHVFRATVELAMNFKLIGGRIIAGDSTKLRAQNSKKNNFNEKKIKRHLEYIDNKLDQYNQDLAKADGETEKQEVQKEIRKHAQRRENYTKLKKQLEQTGEEQISTSDGESRHMVLRGNITEVAYNVQSTVDGLHCIPIDYQVTNRNDSKAMGDMIRRSKAILRNNTFTALFDKGYHTGSELETAQKLGIKTMVAIPAPASTAPHPDYNLQNFIYDQQQDQYTCPQGHALKTNGNFYTNHQGKPNQSKFKQYKTKACKGCPVRDLCTRAKNGRLLARNVFAPFYEENRKNMEQEKELYRRRQAIVEHPFGTMKRQWGFDHILTKKGKKRASADVGFIFIAYNLKRIINLIGHKALQEGSNTLFDKILGLIARFYRFLRTSVKLIMI